The Glycine soja cultivar W05 chromosome 15, ASM419377v2, whole genome shotgun sequence region TAAGCAAAATACAGATTGCCATAAGACCCATACGGATTGGCAATCCGTAGGCCCAAAATGGGATCAGACTTGTGTCACCGCATTATTAATAGAACACTCAAACCTACTGAACTAATAGACAcgttatgttataaataaatagtgtcGCTATATATgacactaaaatttataatttatatttaatgtatatgtaaatttacataataaattttgtgatgattattttttatataataattaatttgtttacatatataaattataaataaaaattacaggtTTAATAGCACGTTATGTTATAAACAAATAGTGTCGCTATATATgacactaaaatttataatttatatttaatgtatatgtaaatttacataataaattttatgatgattattttttatataataattcatttgtttacatatataaattataaataaaaattacagatttaataagtatttagagatgtaacaaaatatcaagtttatttaattatcaattgctataaaaaatatctaaatacaccattcaattaaatatcatatttatttaatttttaattattataataaacatctaaatatatcattcaatcatctaaatatatttttaaatttaatttcaatcattaccttaaactaacaatcttattatattttaaattttggtttccatATTTCTTATAACTaacaaaatgaatatatttttaaatttgatttcaatcattatcttaaactaaccatcttatcatattttaaattttaaattttggtttcaatattttttataactacaaaataaaatatattttttaaatttaatttcaatcattaccttaaactaacaatcttatcatattttaaatttatgtttccaTATTTCttataactaacaaatttaatatattttcaaatttgattttaattattatcttaaactaacaatcttatcatattttaaattttggtttcaatattttttataactacaaaatcaaatatatttttaaatttgatttcaatcattatcttaaactaacaatcttataatattttatattttggtttcaatattttttataactaataaatcaaatatatttttaaatttgatttcaatcattatcttaaactaaaaatcttatcatattttaaattttaaattttggtttcataatttttataactaacAGTTTATTGTAcacttaaaaattatgtttcaatatttttataacatattttaattattgaaaattttcgtttaaatatttattgtaactaaaaaatttaaattatttttaattgtgatttcaatattttcataagtaacaaattcaatatcttttaaatatttgttttgattttttttaaaagttagacAAATATAATATGacaatattgaaaattaattgtttcaccaatctaatcttaattttagcaatctaatctaatcttaataataaataatatattttttataaataaaatcaatacttaacataacatataaattagaaaaaattataaaatttcactaACATTACAAACAACATTACACTacgaaataatttaaataataattgacaaagaaaaaatttccaaaaaaaaaaaacaaatttagaagaagaaaaattgaaaaaaaattattcaacaaaaaaacaaaaaaaaatctatacgAATCAATAATCCGTATTAgtcatacggattgtcaatccgtatgacaCATACGGATTGTCGATCCGTATGATTCATACGAATTAGCAATCCGTATGAACGACAATCCATATGAATCATACGGATGATCCGTAtgggatttttcaaaaaaaatgcatttttttgttggagatgaagaagaagaatcacaACGGTACGGGAAGCggaggaagaaaaagaactGCAAGGAACAAACATGATCACGAACGgtgaaaggaagaagaagcgccataggaagaggaagatgaacaagaagcagaagaagaaggccataggaaaaggaagaagaagatgaatgggtCAGCGTTGACGGTatgaacaagaagaagaagaagaaggccgtaagaataagaagaagacgAATGCGCGTAGTGGCCGTAGGAACAGGAACAAGAAGAAGAGCTATATGGACAAAACTGtaactttatttatattattagaaTGAAAGGCATTTCTGTCATTTCATCCTACGTGTTGGGTGCAAAAAACAAAATGCTGGTGCACAAAGTAACCCTCTCCAATTATTTATGATTGGATAGGATCCAATTCCCTATTTGAATTGTGTCTCAGTCCAATCTAATGTGGAAAAAGGCCCTTGTGTGATGTGGCAATGGTTGATTGGTGCATAGACGTGGAAGCTGTGACATTCGGTGTGCGATCTCGGTTCGAAGTTGTAAGCGTTCAACGATAAGGAGCCGTCGTCGGAACTCGGAAGTGGGTTTGCGTCGTTGTGAGGTTTAACGAGACGATGAGGGCGCTGTTTCTGTTCTTCGTTCTCTTCTCTTTCAGCTATGCCACCGAACAAATCTTTCCTGCTCATATCGGTCTTCACCATTtccttctctcttctttcttagGGTTTCAGTTTCAATtcttcacatcaagtgttataaattcgaaattcaaaattttatttgtattatgtttttcaattgatttaatttaattttgttcgtTGTTATATAAACAGGTAGCATTTTCGGTGGTGGCGGTGGTGGCCGCTCTCGCGAACCCAAATACAAGATCGAATTTCATCCCGAAGATTCCCCTTTTCACCCTGTAAGCTTTTTGATGTgtttataataacaataattgttgttgttgttgttgtgccaTTTCTTATGGATACGATCTTATGTTCGGTGGTTTTAGTTGTAATTTAAGTGAGTGTTGAATGTTCTATAAAATGCTTATCCTAAGTTTTAGAAAGGAGTAAAGATTTTCATTGAGTTTGTGCTATGATCCAAAGATAAGTATTGTGTCTCTTGGACattcaaatttatttctttttatttacaatttgttttcaaattgaatgtgTGTACGTGATTCAAATATGTTTACTGTGTATTTTACTAATGCTGGTTCTGAATCTAAACTGCTACAGCTGTACAAATTTAACGGAGgtgttattttgatgatatcagaGAGATTGAAAATAAGAGTATCTCGTTCAGTTTGATAGATTAATCTAATATCCTGCATGTTTTAACGCAAATTCAGCAATAGTGAATTGTGTTTGGTTAATTTTGGAGGtggagaaaatgaattttattgtgAGCAAAAGCTAGGATATAATTTCAAGGTATGGGGGGATTCTAGTATTGTTGTGATAATAGGGTCTTGAGTTTTCCAACTACAACGGCTAACTTTTGTGGTGTGGTTCTCCAAAGGCTATTATCAGCAAAGTTGATTTTGAGAGAAGGGAATAATTTTAGCTTTCAAGGTGAATAGAATTGATTCCGAGTTTTGAACCCACAAAAGTTTTTAAATCTTATCTATATTTACAGTTCAAAAGTGGTTCTACTTTACCATCCGAACAATAATTCTTCTAAAGTCTAAACTCACTTTTGATATACCTTTtccaaatatgtttattttctttacataaattatttcaaaactGGTTATTTCAATCTCAGtactttcaaaatcaattctataaCAATCTGGTACAATCAGACCCATAGACTGACAGCTCCCTCTAATGGTCACACTGGACCTTATAAGTTCCCTTCTTAACCTCTGGATATATATGTGTCAATCTCTGTGTGTTATCCCATCACCTTCTCATAAGAACTTTTGATGCTTCATTTACAGGATGATGATCAGGAATCTATAGTCATGCCGGATAAAActggacagaaatatatatGTTACTTACCTAAagtggaaaaggaaaaaagtggAAAGCCTGTTATCCAACACAATATTAGCAGCATGATTGTGGAAACTGAGAAAAGGATTAAGCAGAAGACACCAGATGAACTGCTAGAAGTATTAAGGGGTCCATGTTTTCTCAGAGTTAGTATTTGAATTATTTCAAATgatgatatattaattattagtcatGAAGTTTATGGTCTGagtgtttggttttttaggagtcttttttaaataaatgacatcTATTATTGTATATCATTTTCTTACATTAGCTGTTTGAATTTGCAGCAAGAAGGTTGGTGGTCATATGAATTTTGCTATCAAAAGAAGTTGAGGCAACTACATCTGGAGGATGATAAGGTATCCCCTTGATTGCATTTAGTTTTGACTCTTCATGGTCTTTGCTTAAACTTTTCTTTGCTCCATCCTCTCATTATAACTTGGCTTCTTCTTTTTGGGTGTTGGGTTAGTATATTCAGTTTGAATAACAATATTATCTTCACATTTCCTTGagttgagcatcaaattgatagTAACCAGAAATTGAAGACAATTTTGATGTTAGATTTCAATGAAATCTGAGGAAGTGTCCCCTGTTACAATGCTTGCTgggaaaaataagaagaaacgaGAATGAAAATGGATGGAGCTAGGCTCCCATACTAAATGAAAATGgcagaacaaaataaaagataacatcCCTTACTGAGATTGGACCCTCTCCTCCCTCAGTGTAACCACTATTCTACATTTCTGCTTCAATAATTTTCTCCCCCCTTCCAGGATTCATTCACCCCCCTCCATTCTCCTTTTGCTGCCTGTCCATTCTGTTACAcctttctcttccttctttcATACACCAATAGCCTTGGTTTCTTAAGCCCATTTAATCCCTTCACTACTCCAATTGCCCCTCTATTTCCTCTCCTACTATACACATTCACAATGGAGCCTATCACGTTTTCTGTACAGACTAGATTCAATCTTGTTACCACTTACTGGGATTTTGATGCTATCATTTTACAAACTAATGGGAGACAGTTGTATTATGAGTTTATGACTTATATGAGAGATATATAGTGCACTTGTCGGAAATTGGTGGACCCCAACATAATCAAGGTTGGTCACTccataataaaatttgtatgcCTTTCATCATAATTGGGCACTTGTTACTGAGTTAAAGGAGAGGATCCAAATTCCTTGGTACCATCCATGTCGTGATTATTGATAGTAGAAGTCAGTCATTCATATAAATTCTACATTCAGAAcacctatatttttatttttttaattatattgaacTGCTTTTCAGCAGTTTCATTTGTACAATCATGGATtcgttttattatattattattagaaaCTTGTAAAATCATATATTCACGTATGATAATCAGTTTAAATTTTTCTGTCACAGGTTGTCCAGGAGTTTGTCTTGGGAGTGTATGATCCGGAGGCTACAGCTGCATTTAACGAAAATCTGTCCGACATTTCTACATTGAAGGATCCCCGGTCAAAAGATGCATCTCAAAGGTACCTTCCATGAATGAATGTTTCACAAGTGTGAGGATGGGGTTAACATGGAGAAATTGGTTTcacattatatttaatgttataaaaaCAAGTACTTAATTATATTATGTTTGTTCAGGTATCATGCTCATCAATATACTAATGGCACCGTATGTGATCTTACAAATAAGCCACGAGAGACCGAGGTATGAAAAATTGCAGACATCTGggtctttttcttccttccctCATCATACTGatgtcatatttttaaaataggtgAGGTTTGTATGCTCTGAACCGAGAGCAATGATTAGTTCAATCACAGAGATTTCCACTTGCAAGTATGCACTTACAGTGCAATGTCCGCAGCTATGCAAGCACCCGTAagtcctctctctctttccatCTTTCTTGGAAGTTTTTGTCTCACCAGTCACCACTCATGGGAGTTTTATGCTATAATGTTTCTGCAGATTATTTCAAGAGGAGAGACCAGTATGGCACACCATCGACTGTAATGTGCTTCCAAAAGATCACGTGGATGCCAAAGTGAGACGACAAAACGAAAATACGGAGATTGTTATAGTGAAAGACTTCGAAAATAGTGACTTAGAGTCAGAACAATGATGTAAATATACATAATGAGAATAGCTAAAGTTGCCATCATGTAATTTCTACGGTGAAAGAAAACATGTATCTTCTACTAATCCTCTTTCCTGACAGTGCTAAGCCACAGTGCTTTTTAACTTTAGAAAGATCAGATTTATATAATTCATCTTGAAGAAGTCCTTGAAGCTCACGCgaggattttattttcttcatttacatatgatttttattgatcTGGGAAAAAAATGATTGTGTTAAGAGAAGTGTTGTGGAAGATTTTGGAAAAGAAATGTGATAGTGATTTTAGAAAGACATGTATGATGATGTAACTATTAATTTGAGAACTTTAGGAGATGGGATTAAAGACttttgtctatatatatatgtatatatattttgaggATTTCACACACAAGAATCAAGTGGGATAACTAATACGAAGAAAGACATCAAGTGTTATTTTAAAGGTtggtttaattatataattggtctcttaattataattaaaagttaatctGTGAAGTAGAGGTGTAGATTGTTCCATTATTAGTCCACTTTGTAATTCTAATGTGGAAACAACCGTCCATATTCTTATCTCGTGCCCTATGAATTTAGGCTGCTGGAGCCAGATAAATCTTAAAGCAGAAAATTCTCCTGCTATTGGATAAATCTTAAGGATTTGCAGATGCAAACTTCGGGGACCATATTAAAAGAGAGATCTGCTATGTTTCTCTGGAGTCTGGTGGCTAAAAAATAGCAACTTAGGGGAGTCAAAATCAGTTCCTGATGCTTCGGTGGTCCATCATGGAGATCTCTTCTACCAAGATTGGTCCAAAGCTAAAAGTCTGAATGATGCCATAAACCAATCACAGCAACTCATCCTTCCAAATCACTGGTGTCCACCTCCAGAAGGATTTGTTAAATGCAACATTGATGCTTCCTTCTTTGCTTTCGAGATAATTTAGCAGATTCAGCGCTGCATTAACAGAAAATATCCTTATTGTCCAAAAGCATTGGAAAACCATGACCTATTCAATGCATTCTCAAAGGCATTATGCACCCCAAGGATATGCTCCAGTAATCTCATACACCAAGAAATTCATTTAACACATAATTATAGTGGAAAATAACTATTGCTTTGTAAGGGGCAATGTAATCGAGATTCAGCTCCCAGCTAAAAGCCTAAAACCAGTAAAAtgaatctacaagtcttctacAAAGATTTGGTA contains the following coding sequences:
- the LOC114386330 gene encoding protein OS-9 homolog; its protein translation is MRALFLFFVLFSFSYATEQIFPAHIGSIFGGGGGGRSREPKYKIEFHPEDSPFHPDDDQESIVMPDKTGQKYICYLPKVEKEKSGKPVIQHNISSMIVETEKRIKQKTPDELLEVLRGPCFLRQEGWWSYEFCYQKKLRQLHLEDDKVVQEFVLGVYDPEATAAFNENLSDISTLKDPRSKDASQRYHAHQYTNGTVCDLTNKPRETEVRFVCSEPRAMISSITEISTCKYALTVQCPQLCKHPLFQEERPVWHTIDCNVLPKDHVDAKVRRQNENTEIVIVKDFENSDLESEQ